In Clostridium sp. DL-VIII, the following proteins share a genomic window:
- a CDS encoding site-2 protease family protein, producing the protein MKRFKMIIIDIIPYILVYITSCLTTLSHELGHSIVAYFFDIKNNPFDLHYSTKIFMFGISENVDYDKVSKLIQYKAILISAAGLIVNFIFAVSIIILLIFFYRNLNKFLCYVLYLFLFWNVNEFFNYFIVRNIFLRGDVANIVTYGIPHICVLVFGIGFSLILVYFLFLKAKENLFKAFNLTQNQCVKFTKIIVLSFKIYQILTLYNAIFTKNVIINL; encoded by the coding sequence ATGAAAAGATTTAAAATGATTATTATAGATATAATTCCATATATACTTGTGTATATAACTTCATGCTTAACAACTTTATCACATGAATTAGGTCATTCAATAGTTGCATATTTTTTTGATATTAAAAACAATCCATTTGATCTTCATTATAGTACAAAAATTTTTATGTTTGGAATAAGTGAAAATGTTGATTATGATAAGGTGTCAAAATTAATACAATATAAAGCAATATTAATATCAGCAGCAGGTTTGATTGTAAATTTTATTTTTGCTGTAAGTATAATAATATTGTTGATATTCTTTTACAGAAATCTCAACAAGTTTTTATGTTATGTTTTATACTTGTTTTTATTTTGGAATGTAAATGAATTCTTTAATTATTTTATAGTTCGTAATATATTCTTACGGGGCGATGTTGCAAATATTGTAACTTATGGTATACCTCATATTTGTGTATTGGTATTTGGAATAGGTTTTTCCTTGATTTTAGTTTATTTTTTATTTTTAAAGGCTAAGGAGAATTTATTTAAGGCATTTAACTTGACCCAAAATCAATGCGTTAAATTTACGAAAATAATAGTATTAAGTTTTAAAATATACCAAATTTTAACATTATATAATGCAATTTTTACAAAAAATGTTATAATTAATTTGTAA
- a CDS encoding flavodoxin family protein: MKIIAINGSPRKNKNTVTLLNKALEGAKSQGSEIELINLYDLKYRGCISCFACKRKDGEHGKCAMKDDLTPILEKLKTADAIIFGSPIYNMNITSGISALLERFIFSNVIYSTEIPTVYPRKIQSGFIYTMGITEKYMEDTGYKLILKPYQDSISMVLGNPIKLLYSYDTYQFTDYEKYESSMFSEKEKAKHRAEQFPIDCQKAFDMGVSLAINV, from the coding sequence ATGAAAATAATTGCTATTAACGGAAGCCCAAGAAAAAATAAAAACACTGTAACTTTATTAAATAAAGCTCTTGAAGGAGCTAAATCACAAGGATCAGAAATTGAATTGATAAATCTTTATGACTTAAAATATAGAGGATGCATCAGCTGCTTTGCCTGTAAAAGGAAGGATGGAGAGCATGGTAAATGTGCAATGAAAGATGATCTAACACCTATTCTTGAAAAATTAAAAACAGCAGATGCTATTATTTTTGGTTCACCAATATATAATATGAACATTACTTCTGGAATTAGTGCACTTTTAGAGCGCTTCATATTTTCAAATGTTATATATAGTACAGAAATACCAACTGTTTATCCGAGAAAAATTCAATCAGGATTTATTTATACTATGGGTATAACAGAAAAATATATGGAGGATACTGGATACAAATTAATCTTAAAGCCATATCAGGATTCTATTTCAATGGTGCTTGGAAACCCAATAAAGCTGTTATATAGTTATGATACTTATCAGTTTACTGATTATGAGAAATATGAGTCTTCTATGTTTTCAGAAAAAGAAAAAGCAAAACATAGAGCTGAACAATTTCCAATTGATTGTCAAAAAGCCTTTGATATGGGGGTAAGCTTAGCTATAAATGTTTAA
- a CDS encoding helix-turn-helix domain-containing protein, whose product MNSYIIGIKEFPDDNIYGTEYPVLYALDIIGQKWKLPIIWYLSAKDSTRYNELKRKINGITNMMLTKSLKELEEHKLIVRTQYETIPPKVEYSLAERGKELLPTLNELYLWGEEQLKLDK is encoded by the coding sequence ATGAATAGTTATATAATTGGTATTAAAGAATTCCCTGATGATAATATATATGGAACAGAATATCCAGTTCTATATGCACTTGATATTATAGGACAAAAGTGGAAATTACCTATCATATGGTATTTATCAGCTAAAGATTCTACTAGATATAATGAGCTAAAACGAAAGATTAACGGCATTACTAATATGATGCTTACAAAGTCCTTAAAAGAATTAGAAGAACATAAGCTCATTGTTAGAACTCAATATGAAACTATTCCTCCTAAAGTGGAATATTCCTTAGCGGAAAGAGGTAAAGAACTACTTCCCACATTGAATGAATTATATCTATGGGGGGAAGAACAACTTAAATTAGATAAGTAG
- a CDS encoding Rpn family recombination-promoting nuclease/putative transposase gives MHKTLKELNLEDDFLFAKVMSDKAICKELLENILDIEIEKVELVEEQKTIDLLLESKGIRLDVYVKDEENTIYNVEMQRGKHKNLPKRLRYYQGNIDLDLISKGEDYRKLAKSYIIFICTFDLFNKGRHKYTFKSICLEDNKVVLNDETEKIILNTKGIIKDLSEELLEFLAYVEDSTDNVAEDAKGNLVKRLHKRVQKVKNDISVEVEFMTLLERDREKIEEGKVELLIKQLIKKFKMIPDEYKDKLKSLSEENIELIATEIFDMKSIEDLKKYF, from the coding sequence ATGCATAAAACTTTAAAAGAACTAAATCTCGAAGATGATTTCTTGTTTGCAAAGGTTATGAGTGATAAGGCAATCTGCAAGGAATTATTAGAAAATATTTTAGATATTGAAATAGAAAAAGTAGAATTAGTTGAAGAACAGAAAACAATAGATTTATTGCTTGAAAGCAAAGGAATCAGGTTAGATGTCTATGTAAAAGATGAAGAAAATACAATTTATAATGTTGAAATGCAAAGAGGAAAGCACAAGAATTTACCCAAAAGACTTAGATATTATCAAGGGAATATAGACTTAGATTTAATAAGCAAAGGCGAAGATTATAGAAAACTCGCTAAGAGTTATATAATATTCATATGTACATTTGATTTATTTAATAAAGGACGCCATAAATATACTTTTAAAAGTATATGTTTAGAAGATAATAAAGTAGTATTAAATGATGAAACAGAAAAAATAATATTAAATACAAAGGGAATTATAAAGGATTTAAGTGAAGAGTTACTGGAATTTCTTGCTTATGTAGAAGATTCAACAGATAATGTAGCAGAAGATGCTAAAGGTAATCTAGTTAAAAGATTACATAAAAGGGTACAGAAAGTTAAAAATGATATTTCAGTGGAGGTGGAATTTATGACTTTATTAGAAAGAGATAGAGAAAAAATTGAAGAAGGGAAAGTAGAACTTTTAATTAAGCAATTAATAAAAAAGTTTAAAATGATACCTGATGAATATAAAGATAAATTAAAATCTTTATCTGAGGAGAATATTGAGTTAATAGCTACAGAAATATTTGATATGAAATCTATTGAAGATCTAAAAAAATATTTTTAG
- a CDS encoding DUF1349 domain-containing protein, producing MKDFLKEDLFWIRKPNNICIDNEKVEIITEARTDLWQRTYYEFRNDSAPVLQAKTDEQFFSFVVKTAFNSKHRFDQCGVVIYLDSENWLKASIEYENEEYQRLGSVVTNQGYSDWATTDISASIKEMWYRLNRRGSDYCIECSIDGVDFKQMRICHLCKGAKEITFGIYACSPEESSFKATFTNMHITECKWQEHK from the coding sequence ATGAAAGATTTTTTGAAAGAAGATCTATTTTGGATTAGAAAACCAAATAATATCTGCATTGATAATGAAAAAGTAGAAATAATTACCGAAGCCAGAACTGATCTGTGGCAACGTACTTATTATGAATTTCGAAATGATAGTGCACCAGTATTACAGGCAAAGACAGATGAACAGTTTTTTTCATTTGTTGTAAAGACGGCGTTTAATAGTAAGCATCGTTTTGACCAATGTGGAGTAGTCATATATTTAGATAGCGAAAATTGGCTGAAGGCTTCAATAGAATATGAAAATGAGGAATATCAACGACTAGGAAGTGTTGTAACAAATCAAGGATATTCAGATTGGGCAACAACAGATATTTCTGCATCGATTAAGGAAATGTGGTACAGACTTAACCGAAGAGGAAGTGATTACTGCATTGAGTGTAGCATAGATGGTGTTGATTTCAAACAAATGAGAATATGCCATTTATGTAAAGGTGCAAAAGAAATTACTTTTGGAATTTATGCCTGTAGTCCTGAAGAATCCTCTTTCAAAGCAACTTTCACCAATATGCATATTACAGAATGCAAGTGGCAGGAACATAAATAA
- a CDS encoding aldo/keto reductase, whose amino-acid sequence MKYRNNNLELNKLGLGCGGMIIDDNKFENIATIHEALDFGINHLNTADFYGYGKSEMVIGEALKGQRRDKAFISVKFGMLGAPNGSIYGLDVRPQTIKNYLTYTLKRLNLDYIDLYQPARIDLGIPIEETIGAISDLVKAGYVKNIGLTQVDADTIRKADSVYPISFLEAEYSLFNRSIEKEILPTARELGIGVVAFGGLAHGLLSGTWSKSKPHAYNSFIPLFFEENIDKNLELVEELRKIADEKHITIPQLSLAWLLSKGNDIITLIGASRRTTLQDSLKSIKVNLSENDIQRIEKAIPENKIAGASFPKREFRNGVAVR is encoded by the coding sequence TTGAAATATAGAAATAATAATTTAGAATTAAATAAGCTTGGATTAGGCTGCGGAGGGATGATAATTGATGATAATAAGTTTGAAAATATAGCAACAATTCATGAAGCGTTAGATTTTGGAATAAATCATTTGAATACAGCAGATTTTTACGGTTATGGAAAGAGTGAAATGGTCATTGGTGAAGCACTTAAAGGTCAAAGGAGAGATAAAGCTTTTATATCAGTAAAGTTCGGTATGCTAGGTGCACCTAATGGTTCAATATATGGTTTAGATGTAAGGCCTCAAACAATAAAAAATTATCTTACTTATACTCTTAAAAGGTTGAATTTAGATTATATTGATCTTTATCAACCAGCACGAATTGACTTAGGAATTCCGATAGAGGAAACAATTGGAGCTATTTCTGATCTGGTTAAGGCTGGTTATGTGAAAAATATTGGGCTTACGCAAGTTGATGCAGATACTATAAGAAAAGCTGATTCTGTATATCCAATAAGTTTTTTAGAGGCGGAATATTCCTTGTTTAATAGGAGTATCGAAAAGGAAATTCTACCAACCGCAAGAGAACTTGGTATTGGCGTAGTTGCATTTGGTGGGCTTGCTCATGGATTACTTAGTGGTACATGGTCAAAAAGCAAACCACATGCATATAATTCTTTCATTCCTTTATTCTTTGAAGAAAATATAGACAAAAATCTTGAACTTGTAGAAGAATTACGCAAAATAGCGGATGAGAAACATATCACTATACCACAACTTTCTCTTGCTTGGCTTTTATCTAAAGGCAATGATATTATAACATTAATTGGTGCTTCAAGAAGAACTACACTTCAAGACTCACTAAAATCTATAAAAGTTAATTTAAGTGAAAATGATATTCAAAGAATAGAAAAAGCAATACCTGAGAATAAAATAGCTGGTGCTAGTTTTCCTAAAAGAGAATTTAGAAATGGTGTAGCAGTTCGGTAG
- a CDS encoding VOC family protein — translation MKAQINLITIWTNDIDKMKNFYNQVLGFRIENDLGNYVEFENDGVRFAICMREVMYVYSNEYRKESSGQGFELAFPCENPNDVDESFNKLISKGATPIHEPQDMPWSQRTALFADPDGNIHEIFAEIQ, via the coding sequence ATGAAAGCACAAATTAATCTTATTACGATTTGGACAAATGATATAGATAAAATGAAGAATTTCTATAATCAAGTTCTCGGATTTAGAATTGAAAATGACCTTGGGAATTATGTTGAATTTGAAAACGATGGAGTAAGGTTTGCTATTTGTATGAGAGAGGTTATGTATGTGTATAGTAACGAATATCGGAAAGAGTCATCTGGACAAGGATTTGAGCTTGCTTTCCCATGTGAAAATCCTAATGATGTTGATGAATCATTTAATAAGTTAATCTCTAAAGGAGCAACTCCTATTCATGAACCACAAGATATGCCTTGGAGTCAAAGAACAGCACTATTTGCTGATCCAGATGGAAATATACATGAAATTTTTGCAGAAATTCAATAG
- a CDS encoding MerR family transcriptional regulator: MEEYTIGQISKLLGVNKETIRYYEKFGLLPLPEKKENGYKIYTKRHIEVMEVILIIKDSGFTLNEIKNIISFPEEELNSQNDLFKEMIFKKIEVINNKIEDLRSLKRGLEKVVYNIENYNIRSCIEIKRKIE, from the coding sequence ATGGAAGAATATACAATAGGTCAAATTTCTAAATTGCTAGGAGTAAATAAGGAAACAATTCGATACTATGAAAAGTTTGGATTATTACCATTACCTGAAAAAAAGGAAAATGGTTATAAAATATATACAAAGCGTCATATTGAAGTAATGGAAGTAATTTTAATAATAAAAGATTCTGGTTTTACTCTGAATGAAATAAAAAATATTATTTCTTTTCCGGAAGAAGAGTTGAATTCTCAAAATGATTTATTCAAGGAAATGATATTCAAGAAAATAGAGGTAATTAACAATAAAATTGAAGATTTGCGTAGTTTAAAAAGGGGATTGGAAAAGGTTGTCTATAATATTGAGAATTATAATATAAGAAGTTGTATTGAAATAAAGCGAAAAATAGAATAA
- a CDS encoding immunoglobulin-like domain-containing protein — protein sequence MKKIKLTKVIASSLAVASMLTMYPIKANAEWKQDSNGWWNTEGSSWSVGWKEIDGKWYYFRQDGYMAHDTVIDGYELGSDGAWIQAASNSKNVAANENQNFDINEFKNTLKTEGYPVEVRDTLYKENLASKGWKLVNGKYYYFSFEGALAKDKIVDGYYLGADGALDTTKGKSQLQDITMKTEKSVYPLGTEKIRVNITNNTNLECEYGGMYYQIDKFENNEWHDLEFEESAAFTDVAAILPAKGINMGVCELNILKNFKNLTAGKYRVLVEIENSIGYSHVTAEFELQ from the coding sequence ATGAAAAAAATCAAATTAACAAAAGTAATAGCTAGTTCATTAGCGGTAGCTTCAATGCTTACAATGTATCCTATAAAAGCAAATGCAGAATGGAAACAGGATTCAAATGGCTGGTGGAATACAGAAGGAAGTTCATGGTCAGTAGGCTGGAAAGAGATTGATGGAAAATGGTATTATTTTAGACAAGATGGATATATGGCACACGATACAGTAATAGATGGATACGAATTAGGTTCTGATGGTGCATGGATTCAAGCTGCATCAAATTCAAAAAATGTTGCAGCTAATGAGAATCAAAATTTTGACATTAATGAATTTAAAAATACATTAAAAACAGAGGGGTATCCTGTAGAAGTAAGAGATACATTATATAAGGAAAATCTTGCATCTAAAGGCTGGAAATTAGTTAATGGAAAGTATTATTATTTTAGCTTTGAAGGGGCTCTAGCAAAGGATAAAATTGTTGATGGATATTATTTAGGTGCAGACGGAGCTTTAGATACAACTAAAGGTAAATCACAATTACAAGATATTACTATGAAGACTGAAAAAAGTGTATATCCTCTCGGTACAGAAAAGATTAGGGTTAATATAACAAATAATACGAATTTAGAATGTGAATATGGTGGAATGTATTATCAAATAGATAAATTTGAAAATAATGAGTGGCATGATTTGGAATTTGAAGAAAGTGCAGCTTTTACTGATGTAGCAGCAATTTTGCCAGCAAAAGGAATAAATATGGGTGTTTGTGAATTAAACATACTAAAAAATTTTAAAAATCTCACAGCAGGAAAGTACAGAGTATTAGTGGAAATTGAAAATTCAATAGGTTATTCACATGTAACTGCAGAATTTGAACTACAATAA
- a CDS encoding GyrI-like domain-containing protein, translated as MDINIEMIPSYKIAYIRKIGPYGLENMQVMEQLKSLSREKDLLNESSIILGIVQDDPKVTESKDCRYDACLVVFDEFETDNKDVNFGKTIGGKYCVFKINHTMDAMQKAWIEIFSELSKRNYEVDDRRTILERYAMQMINNHYCEVCVPVL; from the coding sequence ATGGATATTAATATTGAAATGATACCATCATATAAAATTGCTTATATACGAAAAATAGGCCCTTATGGGTTAGAAAATATGCAGGTAATGGAACAATTAAAAAGCTTATCTAGAGAAAAAGACTTACTTAATGAAAGTTCAATCATATTAGGAATAGTTCAAGATGATCCTAAGGTTACAGAATCTAAAGATTGTCGTTATGATGCATGTTTAGTTGTTTTTGATGAATTTGAGACTGATAATAAGGATGTTAATTTTGGAAAAACTATCGGTGGAAAATATTGCGTATTTAAAATAAATCATACAATGGATGCTATGCAAAAAGCGTGGATTGAAATATTTTCTGAGTTATCAAAAAGAAATTATGAAGTTGATGATAGAAGAACTATTCTTGAACGTTATGCAATGCAGATGATAAATAATCATTACTGTGAAGTTTGTGTACCAGTATTATAA
- a CDS encoding type II CAAX endopeptidase family protein produces MTVKNFIRKNPEKVYIITVLLITWIITIMLFINPNIGKNDFALIMFIPAILAIIFNKITNDHQSNLFKDTTLKSVLFGIFYPIVFIGICSFIAQLTGGGNISINKEFTFKSIIILIVSVVVGLFLALGEEYGWRGYLLPRLTKEYGKTKATVIVGVVWGLYHIPAVFLLAKATGIGNPLFLCVIQAFAAFTYSFPASYCYYSSRSLLPVLFLHSVWNVVNPLMLGDIYTNTSGLINGDVIKINGEGVLGCILGAMMIFYFIRQFRKEI; encoded by the coding sequence ATGACTGTTAAGAATTTTATAAGAAAAAATCCTGAAAAAGTATATATTATTACTGTTCTTTTAATTACATGGATTATTACAATTATGTTGTTTATTAATCCTAATATAGGTAAAAATGATTTTGCTTTAATCATGTTCATTCCTGCGATATTAGCTATTATCTTTAATAAGATTACAAATGATCATCAATCAAATTTATTTAAAGACACAACTTTAAAATCAGTATTGTTTGGAATTTTCTACCCAATTGTTTTTATAGGTATTTGCTCATTTATAGCTCAACTTACTGGTGGTGGAAATATCAGTATAAACAAGGAATTCACATTCAAAAGTATTATAATTCTAATAGTGTCTGTAGTTGTCGGTTTATTCTTAGCTTTGGGAGAAGAATATGGATGGAGGGGATATCTACTTCCGAGATTAACAAAAGAGTATGGTAAAACGAAAGCAACTGTAATTGTAGGTGTAGTATGGGGATTGTATCACATTCCTGCTGTTTTTCTTTTGGCAAAAGCAACTGGAATAGGTAATCCATTATTCTTATGTGTTATCCAAGCATTTGCTGCCTTTACATATAGTTTTCCTGCATCTTATTGTTACTATTCTTCAAGAAGTTTATTACCAGTTCTATTTCTGCACTCGGTGTGGAATGTGGTTAACCCTTTGATGCTTGGTGATATTTATACAAACACATCTGGATTGATAAATGGAGATGTAATAAAAATAAATGGAGAAGGTGTACTTGGATGTATTTTAGGTGCAATGATGATTTTCTATTTTATAAGGCAATTCAGAAAAGAGATATAA
- a CDS encoding VOC family protein codes for MKVKQILNRFYVHDIDQSIKFYEEVLNEKCNLRFDYPQVNLELAQVGNILIISGSDEALKPFKDTKATFLVDSIMEFKDFLLNNGATIIRDLKVVPTGMNMTVKHLDGTIVEYVEHKN; via the coding sequence ATGAAGGTAAAACAAATATTAAACAGATTTTATGTACATGACATAGATCAATCAATAAAATTTTATGAAGAAGTCTTAAATGAAAAGTGTAATTTGAGGTTTGACTATCCTCAAGTAAATTTAGAATTAGCTCAGGTAGGAAATATTTTAATAATTAGTGGATCTGATGAGGCGCTAAAGCCATTTAAGGATACCAAAGCAACGTTTTTAGTAGATTCAATTATGGAATTTAAAGATTTCTTATTAAATAATGGTGCTACAATCATCAGAGATTTAAAAGTGGTTCCAACAGGAATGAATATGACTGTAAAACATTTAGATGGAACTATAGTTGAATATGTTGAACATAAAAATTAA
- a CDS encoding polyketide cyclase, whose amino-acid sequence MKKSTITATFKANIKEVWEVVTNNNKYYWRRDLSKIDVSIDGNSFTEYTKGNFPTKFNITLKKPYERYEFDMTNKNMNGHWIGVFSPLNNGTQIEFTEKVSVNNPIMNFFVGLYLKKQQSLYIADLKKELGE is encoded by the coding sequence ATGAAGAAGTCAACCATTACAGCGACATTTAAAGCAAATATTAAAGAGGTATGGGAAGTAGTTACAAACAATAATAAATATTATTGGAGGAGAGATTTAAGTAAAATTGATGTTTCAATAGATGGAAATTCATTTACAGAATATACAAAAGGTAATTTCCCTACTAAATTTAATATTACCTTAAAAAAACCTTATGAGCGATATGAATTTGATATGACTAATAAAAATATGAATGGTCATTGGATTGGTGTTTTTAGTCCTCTTAATAATGGTACGCAGATTGAATTTACAGAAAAGGTATCAGTAAACAATCCTATAATGAATTTTTTTGTGGGTTTGTATCTAAAAAAGCAACAATCACTTTATATAGCAGATTTAAAAAAAGAGCTAGGAGAATAA
- a CDS encoding isoprenylcysteine carboxylmethyltransferase family protein codes for MDNIIGKTISGFIMLIVIMGILIFLPAWTINYFQAWIYLLTFSLSTILITIYLLKNDQELLKRRLTAGSSAEKEKSQKTIQLMASVFFCLIYIIAGLDYHFHWSNISLYISLLANIFVMLGFFIVFLVFKENSYTSAIIEVDKDQKVISTGMYSIVRHPMYFGAILMLVFSAVALGSYWALLIVAALTFTIVARLLDEEKFLFKNLSGYDKYCEKVSYHLIPFIW; via the coding sequence ATGGATAATATAATTGGAAAAACTATATCTGGATTTATAATGCTTATAGTTATTATGGGGATATTGATTTTTTTACCTGCATGGACAATTAATTATTTTCAGGCATGGATTTATTTGCTTACTTTTTCTCTTTCAACAATATTGATTACTATATATTTATTAAAGAACGATCAAGAACTTTTGAAACGGCGGCTTACTGCAGGTTCAAGCGCTGAAAAGGAAAAGAGTCAAAAAACTATACAATTAATGGCAAGTGTGTTTTTCTGCCTTATATATATTATTGCAGGGCTTGATTACCATTTTCATTGGTCAAATATTTCTTTATATATTAGCTTATTAGCAAATATTTTTGTTATGTTAGGTTTTTTCATAGTATTTCTTGTATTCAAAGAAAACAGTTATACTTCAGCTATAATTGAAGTTGATAAAGACCAGAAAGTAATATCAACTGGAATGTATTCAATAGTCCGTCATCCTATGTACTTTGGAGCAATACTAATGCTGGTATTTTCAGCAGTTGCATTAGGATCATATTGGGCGTTACTTATTGTAGCAGCTTTAACTTTTACTATTGTGGCCAGGCTTCTTGATGAAGAAAAATTTTTATTTAAGAATTTATCTGGATATGATAAATATTGTGAAAAGGTATCATATCATTTAATTCCATTCATATGGTAG
- a CDS encoding DUF1697 domain-containing protein codes for MNVYIALLRGINVGGKNIIKMADLKRVFESIRLCEVKTYIQSGNVLFKSNETEEALCNKIEHEIEAVFGIPVKVILRTSKELEQLILNCPFSKDEVAEAETLSKVQSLYVALLKHNPLKEKIECIDVYSSESDKYKIIGRDVYLLFNHSIRNSKLANNLYKLNVEATVRNWKTLSKLAALAKDMEI; via the coding sequence ATGAATGTTTATATAGCACTTTTAAGAGGTATTAATGTAGGTGGGAAAAATATAATTAAGATGGCAGATTTGAAACGAGTATTTGAATCAATTAGACTTTGTGAAGTAAAAACATATATTCAAAGTGGAAATGTTCTATTCAAATCAAATGAAACAGAGGAAGCACTGTGCAATAAAATTGAACATGAGATTGAGGCAGTCTTTGGGATTCCTGTGAAAGTTATTTTAAGGACATCTAAAGAGTTAGAACAGCTTATTTTGAATTGCCCATTCTCAAAAGATGAAGTAGCAGAAGCAGAGACGTTGTCAAAAGTACAAAGTCTATATGTTGCATTACTAAAACATAATCCTTTAAAAGAAAAGATTGAGTGCATAGATGTTTATAGTAGTGAAAGTGATAAATATAAGATTATAGGAAGAGATGTATATCTTTTATTCAATCATAGTATTCGAAATTCAAAGCTTGCTAATAATCTTTATAAATTGAATGTAGAAGCAACTGTGCGTAATTGGAAAACATTAAGCAAGCTTGCTGCATTAGCTAAAGATATGGAAATATGA
- a CDS encoding MBL fold metallo-hydrolase, with translation MSDIIRIPCGNVNAFLIKEKAHAVLVDTGLAGYAEKIYDVCKDSHVECIILTHGHIDHIQNTAVLSKRLNVPIAIGIGDEDLIDDNTLQPMYGRGAIGKILCYFSQKTIKSNSVEKFKPTIFLKDGDSLECFGIEGKIIGLPGHTKGSIGIDVEQRDLIVGDSLMNMLKPTISLLYEDKMQLELSARKISDLGNRCIHFGHGKSVQNRKWI, from the coding sequence ATGAGTGATATTATTAGAATTCCATGTGGAAATGTAAATGCCTTTTTGATTAAAGAAAAAGCTCATGCAGTTCTTGTTGATACTGGATTAGCAGGATATGCAGAAAAAATCTATGATGTTTGCAAAGACAGCCATGTTGAATGTATTATACTGACGCATGGACATATTGATCACATTCAAAACACAGCAGTTTTGTCTAAACGACTAAATGTTCCAATTGCTATTGGAATTGGAGACGAAGATCTAATTGATGATAACACATTGCAACCTATGTATGGAAGAGGGGCAATTGGGAAAATATTGTGTTATTTCTCTCAAAAAACAATTAAAAGTAATTCTGTAGAAAAATTTAAGCCTACTATATTTTTAAAAGATGGAGATTCATTAGAATGCTTTGGGATTGAAGGGAAGATAATTGGGCTTCCAGGACATACTAAAGGTTCAATAGGTATTGATGTTGAGCAAAGAGATTTGATTGTTGGAGATTCGTTAATGAATATGTTAAAACCAACAATATCCTTGCTTTATGAAGATAAAATGCAGCTTGAACTTAGTGCTAGAAAAATTAGCGATTTAGGAAATAGATGTATTCATTTTGGACATGGAAAATCAGTACAAAATAGAAAGTGGATTTAA